The following are encoded together in the Oncorhynchus kisutch isolate 150728-3 linkage group LG8, Okis_V2, whole genome shotgun sequence genome:
- the rad9b gene encoding cell cycle checkpoint control protein RAD9B, translated as MKCVIERNGVKVFGKAIHALARIGDELWLDPVMKGLAMRSVNSAHSAYACFLFSPLFFQHYSPDTGPAQDCGTVKCKLVMKSVLPLFRCLATIERNVDSCQISINLPDNRVIFQFHCRHGITKTHNMGFQESEALQAVFPSHLCPNVLKAQPRLLGDMVMHFPVSQEEITLSMSPLRVNLKSYYEDESDQMKAMHTEMSLEPSEFDYFQVGVDSDITFCLKELRGLLSFAESHGLPVSAHFGAAGKPVAFSVEDMVLEASVVLATLVNPESRTPSQATEAQAPAALRCGGVAEPTEGPCEADAGPPQAQEFPSAGELIASSQGSPVFSGTALMREFTRTGEDSDRLRTPRYTHRGRGITTPPSSKVRSLLFGAVSCEQGDGCTSMLPSLVCSSDTEDGGEERASGAL; from the exons ATGAAGTGTGTCATTGAAAGAAACGGTGTTAAAG TGTTTGGGAAGGCTATTCATGCCCTGGCACGCATAGGAGATGAATTATGGTTGGATCCTGTGATGAAAGGG TTGGCAATGAGGTCAGTGAACTCAGCCCATTCTGCCTACGCCTGCTTCCTCTTCTCCCCATTGTTCTTCCAACACTACAGCCCAGACACAGGACCAGCCCAGGACTGTGGAACTGTCAAATGCAAGTTGGTCATGAAG TCAGTGCTGCCGCTATTTCGGTGCCTAGCTACCATTGAGCGTAATGTGGATAGCTGTCAAATATCCATCAATCTCCCAGACAACCGGGTGATATTCCAGTTTCACTGCAGACATG GTATCACCAAAACACACAACATGGGTTTCCAGGAGAGTGAAGCTCTGCAGGCAGTGTTTCCTTCTCACCTCTGCCCCAATGTCCTGAAGGCCCAGCCCAG ACTTCTAGGCGACATGGTGATGCACTTCCCAGTGTCTCAGGAAGAGATCACTCTGTCCATGTCTCCTCTGAGAGTCAATCTGAAAAGCTACTATGAAGATGAAAGTG ATCAAATGAAGGCCATGCACACTGAGATGTCTTTAGAGCCCAGTGAGTTTGACTACTTCCAGGTTGGAGTTGACTCAGACATAACCTTCTGTCTGAAGGAGCTGAGG GGATTGCTGTCATTTGCTGAATCACATGGTCTACCAGTATCTGCCCACTTTGGGGCTGCAGGAAA GCCGGTGGCCTTCAGTGTAGAGGACATGGTGCTGGAGGCCAGTGTGGTGTTGGCTACTCTTGTCAACCCAGAGAGCAGGACCCCCTCCCAGGCTACAGAGGCCCAGGCTCCTGCTGCACTAAG GTGTGGAGGTGTTGCGGAGCCTACGGAGGGCCCGTGTGAGGCAGATGCCGGTCCCCCCCAGGCCCAGGAGTTTCCCTCTGCAGGCGAGCTGATAGCATCCAGCCAGGGAAGCCCAGTGTTCAGTGGAACAGCCCTCATGAGAGAGTTCACCAGGACAGGAGAAGATTCTGACAGGCTCAGAACACCACGTTACACACATAGAGGTCGTGGCATCACAACTCCTCCTTCCTCCAAG GTTCGCTCCCTCCTCTTTGGGGCCGTGTCCTGTGAGCAAGGTGATGGTTGCACCTCTATGCTGCCCAGTCTGGTGTGTTCCAGTGATACagaagatgggggagaggagagggccagTGGTGCGCTGTAA